The nucleotide window CGCTGTGCTACTATGCTATGCGTCACGTGCAGTTTATGCAATTCATGCGCTCTTattccacacacaaaattttgtacTCGCCGGATTGTCAGCTGCTCCGTGCACCGCCCACCTCGACGCTTTTCCGCACTTTTCACAACCGAAACTTATCCAACcgaatttatttgcatttcttcCCTTTTCATTCTTAATTTGCTGGGATTTTCTCAACTTTAtggctgtgtgtgtgcaatTTCGTAATCGTGCGCCCAGCTCGGCGACGGACTCGCACTCTCAGCAATTGTTTGTTGGCTAGGCGCAGCACAGGCGGATGACTGTTGCCTTTGCCACAGGCGATGCCGCAATGTGTCGCCGCTGTGTTTTGTGTGTGGAGCTGCTGCAGCGTGTTTCGTGAACTGCGCGTGTTGCGACAGAGTATTGTTCGCCTGTGAAAATCGtgcttaaatttgtttttccttttgtGTGGTTGCGCTAggttattattgttagaaactTTTAATTGCTGCAACAAGCAAAAGAGCAACAAATCATTGATTATCTCATTTTCCAGCTTAATTTCTGTTCGGTGTTGTGTTGTCTCGgcgattctattttatttattggatatctttatatgtgtgtgtggtaaattaaaagttttcattggatttgttgctgttgttgctgtcattTAAGTTGCGCTATTTTGTGTACTTAGCGCACAACCAGGTGAAGTTCAGAGTTCGTGCCACACAAAcaagcaatttgttgttgtgtacaTGTATGCGTGTGCGTGAGCAACAAAGTTCGTCTCTATGGCGGCGGTGTCACACATGTGAGTGAAATTTTCTTTGTCGCATTTGTCAAAAGTCGGCTTTAACTGTTAAAGTTGATAAGCGcaatgcatttgttgttgcatgtatcAAAACAGTGTTGAACAGCGGTGTTTGCGAGAAAAGCAATTAGCGCTTTGAGTCAACTTAAAAAGTggtgaaccaaaaaaaaaaaaacagacattatatatttataccaaaaatttagtgaaagcaggaaattttaattaaattaaatttaatatttatcggCTTTCCAGATAACGGCAActacaaatatttgtgttagaTAAGATAGCTAAGGCTTCGAGAGAGAATTTgtgattataatattttttattactattcgTAAAAGACGTATCATTTAGAATAATCACATAGATATATACAGGGGTTGTCCGGAAAGTAAGTGAGCcactttagaaaaaatttatagaaccaatcgttacaattctttaaaaacatgatttccaagcattgagggcgtcacggaaggcattctccggattAGCCTTGAGTGCCGAGGTATACGCTGCTTGGATCCCTTATGTCGTGTCAAAATGCCTtaatcggccttttcaggcaaagaaacaaaaaaaagttgggGGGTCCATATCTgtgctgtagggcggctgcggaagcgttgggttGCCGACCTTGCTTaggtgagccggggcgttgttgTAGGCaactgcgatgtcttgtcggacccagTGACCCTTTGTATGAGTTTCTTGAGGACattcacgtaaaacttggccTTGACGGTTTGTCCACGAGGACTAAATTCACGGTGGGCGATGCCTTTGAGGTCAAAAAacacaatgagcatcgttttcactttggatttgctcattcgtCATCGACTGACTCTCCAGGTATttggagacaactgaccagccgctcgttcgttagctaggaacgccttctaccgaatccagtcggtgcgtgcACGCTCTGAAGTACAGTCGCAGCGGAAGAAAACCAGTTcttttactttccggacaaaccctgtagttCTAACCATATTCAACTAAACTGAAGCTCCGTTGACAAACAGTTGTAATGAAATgtcgaataataatattatttgcgACCAATCCCAGTCTTATTAGTGACTCAAATCTAGGGCGGGGTAAATCGAATCTAGGAAACGCCTACTGACGGTTATCCAGAATACTTCGGCAGGCATTCTAATAAAATCGAAAGGTACATCTGACACGAAAAACTTACTCAAGAACCCTCAGCAGTGCGGGAGTTGTTTGTAACTTGAGGCACCAAGTGGTAAAGTCAACACTTACCCATCActagtaaataatattaaataatgcttaatttattataaaaaatttctgcaTCTGGTCACCTTGCGGCGTCTGAAGTGCACTGCCGCCTCTAGTAGTCCAAATCGAAAAGATTGAAGCGATTCAAGAGCTAAAAATACCCCACGTCATTGTGTCCCGTATGATGCTCACAACTACACAAACACATAACGGCACACATGTACCTTTACGTTAGCGAGTAaatttgtttgcatgtgtgtatgtttgtggtttatttatttgttgtttttgccttcGCAACTGTGAAATCGGCGTGTGAAACAGCACAGCAACTTCCTTTCGTGAAAAATTAGTTCAAATTCTAAAATTAGTCGATGCTGCAGCCGCCAGCAGCCAGCAACCAGCAGTTGCAAATGGATGTGTGTGGTGGCGTGGCGGGGACAACCGAGCGCAAATGTATGACGCAGCTTTTGCGCTTTCAGCAATGCTCAGCCGGCAGCCGCAGACGAAGCAGCAAATGCTGGCAGCAAACCAGAGTTAAGTGCTGGGAAAACGAAAAGCAAAACTGCAAACACTTGTTGGCGATTTTAGCCGCAACATAGAtaaataaatctatatataGTCCGTGCACAACGTAGAACGAGAATTAGAAGAGCTTTTCAGTGATATCTTCACGTATGACGCTGATGTGTGTGTTTGAGCAAATGCTGCGCTCTTTTCCTCTAACAGTACATGTTACATTGGGTCAGTGTTGTAAAAGAGCCAAATTAAATTTCGATATTCTCACATAATGCTCTAGTAAATACTCCACCGACATCATCGCCTTGGTATTCTCAAAGCGCCCAAAGCTACTTGCGGCTTGTTGCAGCAATAGCAAATGCCGTGTTGCTGCTCACTGCGAAATGAAGAAGAACTGCGCGAAACGGAAGCAAATCAAAATGTATTTCAGCGCGCACCAGAAAACTCATGGCCATGGCGTGAACAACTACAATCCATTTCAAGTAAAGCCATGGCATGAAAATGCATgcttttgcaaaaacaacaactgcttcACAACCGTAATGAGGGAGGTAGTGAAAATTGCTCGAGCACTCATCATAGACACGCTCGCGTATAGAACATGAATTCGCAATCAGAATCGGAATCATTAATGGCATGGCATTTAGGTTGTTGTTGGTGCGTCTGACGCTCCAcatgccgccgccgccgccgctacACTCGTTTCTGGCTGAGTACACCCATTGTTGATACGGGCACCAAGCAGCGGACTGGAACGGCGCAGCTTCGGCGCGAAGAGGAGTGGTAAAGTGATGTGCaaaaatttagcaaaagttGCTTTATTGATTTTGAGTGACTAAAATGTAGGCAAAAGTCGGTAATGAGAGTGTGCAGGCAATTATACATAATTATGAGATTGTCTCCGTTtgcatttctaaaatttttctaCCATTTTGGTAATGGCACTCTAGTAATTTGCGCCTAAAGTGGGAGagtaattgaattgaaaataacTAATGgaccaaaaaagtaaataatgtcTAATGGCGCTCACGCTGAAGAACAAAATTTCTCTAAAGAAgattttaagcaaattaatttttgcattagCAAATTTTCAACGAAAGTTAGGCGTTTGGTGTCCATTACGCATGTCTGACCCAACGGTGTCTTCTGTTCAACATAGAAACGGGTTTTAGGCTTTCTCCAAGCCGATGATGGCTGAGAGGGCAGACATATGTTTTTAGTCCTTGGTATCTAGGTATTTATAATGGGTGCttccgccgtgtttgaatagctcagccggcaatccatcggccccgccgctttgttgtacTTCAGGCGGGcagttgctattcgaacttcttcatggtcgagcagtggaacatctgctccatcgtcatcgattggggaatcggttCCGatatctcctggtgttatgctttcactgccgttcggcaggctggagaagtattccctccataattttagtatactctgggcatcggtcattAGATCACCTCTAGGGGTTCTATAAAAGTATGCTCCGGGCTAGAAATCTTCTATTAGCCGCTGGATTTTTTCGTAgtattttcgagcattacccttgtcggccagTTTTTCAAGCTCtttatactcacgcatttcggcctctctctttttctgtctgcaaatgcgcctcacttccctcttcaactctccgTGTCTATCCCATCCCGGAGGTGTtttggtcgattgtaacgttgcgaggtaggcagtcttcgtcgtaccagctattttgcactttccgaggactaatggtttcggttgcagctgtacgcacagttcccttataccgagttgttgacgagggCTTTCAGagaacaggagtgcaagtcgttcggctgtctgttgtgattgcagtttcTTGACGtcgtgcgaatcttggctgcaataagatagtggtccgagtcgatgttaggacgtCGGAACGTACGCACGTCTAAGACACTGGAtacgtgtctttcgtctattAAACGTGACCGGTCTGGTAGatagcttttcgatccggagatagccaggtagcttggtgaatttttctatgatggaatctagtactacagaccaccatatttcgggtcccggTGAAATAGGACAGCCTCAACCTATTTGGGGATGATGAGAGATAGAAGAATAGAGTTCTTAATATTCGAGACGACGTTGTCAGTACGTAAGcttcataaaaatttctattgttCCACGGTCAGATCATTCAGTAGTTCATCACTTTATGCCTCGAAGAACTAAAGAAACGCGCTACTGATGGGCCTAATTGTGGTCGCCAAAAACAGAACGTAAAACTACAACGGTAAATGACACTAGTGCATGTACGTATCGAAGACTTACGAGTTTACGACTCAATATAGTATGGACGTTGCAATTTCTGTAACgctatatttgttgttgtaacaccATATAAGTGAGGGAAAAATGTGTGCGGAAAAGCTGCAACCCGCTAGTCGAAGCCACATTAGCAGACAGAGTCGTTTCCCAAAGGGGACTTCATGAGCCCGCAGTGAGTCTCGGTGCCAGTGGTGGCGGCGTTGGGCTTACATATCGACAAGCCATCAGCGGTTGCCACCGAGCAATGACAGCAAGTGTCTCACTTAGAAGACTAGATGTGTTTTGTATTCAGTGTTTTTGGCTTTATGTGTCGGGCGGTGTATTGGTGTCGTCGTTGGTGCGTTTATAACGGGCTTTGCAAAAACAGAATAAAAGCACAGAATCTGCGCAACGCGAAGGGGCCGAGGCAGTGCTACAAGTGCGGTGGTTACCGCTCGTTACTTTCAATAGTTGTTGTTGGAGTTGTGCCGTGCGTCGCTGTGCTGTGCTGTTGCGGCTCATTAATAACTCATGCGTGAAATGCAGTGAAAAACATTGGCAGCAACATGTTGTACGAGCCGTGTATGTGGCAGCAACAAATGACTATTTATAATGTTGCAATTGCGTCGGCAGTAAAACGTTTGTGCGTCGCAATTGCAGGTGGagaggcacacatacacatggtgacaacaacaagcacagcaatgacaacagcaaaaaataccATAATTACCGTAAAAGTGGGAGCTTTGAATGAGCGCCACTGGAGGGGCTAATGTGTCCAGGTGGGCACAAAACCAGCAGACTGTTACAGTTGCCGCActagtagcaacaacaaaaagcgttatttacttacttacttGCACCATCAGTCTACAGTGCCAATCCAAGTGTCACTAACTCATTTAAATGGGCAAAATCTGTGGCCGCTCCAATCGCCGGTGGCTGGTGGCTCATTTGTGCGAGCATATTAAGTTGCTTGGCGAAATTCATAAAATGGGCGAAAAGGCAGTAACTGACACAACGCAACAGTTGATGATAAAATCGACTGTCGAACACGATGTTTGTGGAGAGAACACATTTTCCATACTAGTGCATGTACTTGCATGTCATTAGGGTTATCCTTAAAAAATATCACTAGTGTACCGTCCATTTGCGACTGTGATTTAGAGCCACCATTTATTAAAATGACAAAATAGCTATACGTGATGGTACATTTCTGTACTCAAACTCGTAATCAGGACCTCTCAAACCTTTTAATCACATCAGttccaatattttctttaaaacttgTTGAGTAGTATAATTTTTCTGATCACAGATGTAGCGTGGCATCCACAAAGCTGGTCGACAGACTAGAAAGTGAGGAACCAGGAGCCCAGTACCTAAGAATGTGGGTTATTGGACTAAGCTCAGGCAATCTTAACATATTCTATTTCAAAGACTGGGCAAGGCAAAAGTCTAAAGTATACAGAAAACAGTAATATTTCTCTCGACAAGTTTTGAGTTTGTATTTTCACAAGAAGGACAAGAATTTCGAAATTCATTCATAAATTCGTTCCTCTTATAGGAGGCGAAGTATAAAGAGGATCACTTAATTAAAGGAACGGGTTTTGAATTGATATTAGCCTATAGAATTTAGCTTGCCCAACTACTATAGGAACGGAATATATTCTGTTaagaatattttacatatacttgtatatttttttaatactggTATTTGACTTATGGGCAAGCATTAATTTTGTATCAgctaaattcattaaaatgggTCTCCATATAACTGTGTATGTGCCGAGCTATTTTGTTGACATAATCCAATTAGAACAAGCTTTTTTGAAACTTAATTATTTCTGAGAATGAATTAACTAAATACTTTTGCAGATAGAGCTTCACACACGCAGAGGACTACAGCGTTCAAAATATGACTTgcataaaattatggaaatttcgGGTTTTATCTCATTTAATACATctgtttttcatttcacttaagCATGCTAAGGAGactggcaaacaaaaacaactcagAAACGCATATATGCTCATTAGAGGGAGTCGActtaaaaagagtaaaaaacGAGAACGAGAAATTGCGGATACGGTATGGTTTACGGATCGTTCTGATGACTTTTGGATAAGAAACTATGAATCTACAATCGGTTTCGAGCCAGCACTTTTAAAGCGAAGTTTTTTAGGGATTACAAAAACTTGTTCTTGAATGAAATTTAGTACGTAAatgcattttgatattttattgacaatttGTCGGAATATACCAGCTCGAACTACTATAACACATATCTACAATACAGTCGAtagttcaaattttttaaactatgcCTTAAAAACCGCTTGCTTGAAATCGCTTTTAGACCCAcagtctcttaggcaaagttgttcaacATGATCCGTAGCAGATTTCGCGCATACGCTATTGTATAGtaaaaaaatcgacccgctctaatgtattcgagtgtgtgtgcgtgtttacTTTGCAAATTCTATGTTATTAAAAGTGCGCATATTTTAATAAGCGCCGACAGACATTCTCAGCAGCACCAGCACATACTGTTTGTTTTTCACTGGGTTAATAGAACGTGCAACCGAAGTGGTTTACTCAGCGTCGGCAGGTGGAAGTGAAAATAACTGAAATGAAGGCGGTATTATAAAGGTGATTTCAAAGaaagttaatttaattacaaactcTCAAGAttcgaagaagaagaagcgtgCAAATAATGAATCAGATGAACTAAGTACATGGATAATTTTAAGTGCAttctaaacaaaaaatcaaGCTAAAACATAACATTAGTCGTTTTCGATTCGCCGTAACGCTAGTTGTTTTATAGGAGCTCTACTCCCTGCTGACAAAAATTTACATGTGAAAGCAACAATAAAGTTACTCAGTCAGATGCAATGCAAGGGAATGTGGTGCTACTTCGTTAAAGTAGCTCAACCACTGTTATTCCAACCCCATTTGCTTTATGCAAGTTGCTTGTTCGATTGCCACTCTCCTCATGTAGACAAAATGTAGGCAGTTATTAATTGTATATAGAAAGAGCAGACTTCATGCAGAAATTGTGGGCAGAATTCGTAGCTGTTGTCGCTCCGAGTTGACGGTTGTGGCATTTCCGATTGCAATTAAACCGAATGGGAAGTTAGTATTGACGAAGACTAGCCTTCCTCCCCAAAGTTGCATAGTGTCTATCTGTATATGCAAAGCATATGTAAATGCTGTGCTGAGAGGGCATTGCAATTAATTTCTTGAATATGGAAAATTAAACAGCTTTACCTCGAACATCCAATGTGAGCTAATTAAAGGGAAGTCATGAGTGTGTTGGCAGAAATCGTCTGGCACCGTAAAGATTGCAAATTTTCTGCAGAAAATGTTTCGAATTCGGTTTTTACATCCAATTTGATTCGTTGAAGGAagacttttgaatattttaactattttgaaTAGTGGGCAACAAATTTAGAATATAACacaacacaataacaaaagaaaaattctttattaagCACACAAATTGCGAAAACACGAAACATCAACTGGAATAATCAATTGCCTACATTCGTCTATTCATATTTATAAGCCAAGCCAATTTATCAAGAACTAGTCACTGGTCTAGTTTTCTTATGCTGCACTTCTCGAAGTTCTCCTTGGAAGATAATCTTACCAACCCAGTCGCCTGTGACGCCGTTATGGAAAATTGCGACCGCTTTATATATTCCCAAAGGCGGGTTGACTGGAAAAAGTTTGGTATCAAAATACAAGCCGCTCGCCATCAAGTGACCCTAGGGAAAGACAGCACTTTAATATCGAATATCTGGTAATAACCAAATTATACGCACCGTATAGGGACAAGGGTGAAGTACATTTgtggtattttttaaaattttcttaatgatTGAGATATAAGTCGAGCTTATTTTGTTGTCCATAACATCGCAGACACTAGCTCGGATGTTTAACATAAATGGCTGGAAATTATTGGCGTCgttctttttcaataattgcAAGTGGATCTGAAAGTACAGTTGAGATCATGAAGAGCTTTATAAAGAGATGTAGGTATTCTTGAGTTTACACTTAGATTAAGCGTGTTAACTACGTCAGCGTCCATATAAAGCAGCGATTTATCGCGATTCACCGGCTTCAATTTACAGCTAATGTTTCGAATATAGGAACTTGCGCCAAAGCACTCGACATTTAGTGTTTTAACAACTAGCAAACCGCTGGAGTACTAAAAGATAGATATTTGTAATGGTGTGTGATTTCAAAATACGCAAGTTTCGTTCGGTCACCGATATGAGTAGCGAAACAGTTAGGAGTTTTAGAAAACAAGCCGTGACAATTTCCGTCATTACGCCAGCAACTTTTGAGTAAaactaaacatttaaaaataaatttcataaaaaatcaattcacAAAACTTGTTTACCTATACTAAGCTATATAATTGTTCAACAATTGCTGTGTCTAATTAGTGTGACGAAAATTATCATTTGGAGTCAGATAATCGATTAACGGATTTTTAACTGCAGAAAGCAAAATCTAGTtatgaattattgaaaatattatgccATAACTATGCAAACACAGACAAGTATTGGGTAGTAAAATAATATGGGCTCAGGTTTCTAAGAATCCTCGAATCAACTGGTTGTCAtgtttcatttttatcaataaaaaatatacgagTGAATCGCGTGATGATTTGCTCCAAGTCCTGAATCGAACCGTGATTGTCCACATATGCTTTAGACTtaacatatccccacaggaaaaagtctaacggtgtgatatcacacgatctttgtGGCCAATCGGCCTGCCCACAAtgttatctcaataaatccattgactgatacgatgtgtgggaagtggcgccaatGTGTGGGCcttaacggtcgccattgattgttacgttctcatcggcttaatttttgaagaatgaTTCCAGCGGCCCACAAAACACACCAAACtcttgttttttctggataaaatggcagcttttgaatctcttcacgTTGCTCTtcgtttacatacccattaagccagaaatgggcctcatcgctgaacaaagttTGGTTCAAAAAAGTCATCTTGA belongs to Bactrocera dorsalis isolate Fly_Bdor chromosome 1, ASM2337382v1, whole genome shotgun sequence and includes:
- the LOC115066398 gene encoding uncharacterized protein LOC115066398; this translates as MTEIVTACFLKLLTVSLLISYSSGLLVVKTLNVECFGASSYIRNISCKLKPVNRDKSLLYMDADVVNTLNLSIHLQLLKKNDANNFQPFMLNIRASVCDVMDNKISSTYISIIKKILKNTTNVLHPCPYTGHLMASGLYFDTKLFPVNPPLGIYKAVAIFHNGVTGDWVGKIIFQGELREVQHKKTRPVTSS